In the Lebetimonas natsushimae genome, one interval contains:
- the argC gene encoding N-acetyl-gamma-glutamyl-phosphate reductase, with protein MIKTAIVGASGYTGLELIKILLNHPYFEIKGLFGSEGGERIENIYPALKGVFEAEIEKLDTNKLKSFDLVFLAVPHKTAMAVVKEIYGYTKIVDFSADYRLNQKNYEDFYCPHINPENLENSAYGLPEIFRDFIKRVSLVANPGCYPTATILGLYPFLEYIEKDVFVDAKSGVSGAGKGLKATTHFVKDNENFFAYNPVKHRHSIEIAEKTGLNVTFVPQLLPITRGMQISIYAKLKKDIDPVEVLKEKYKNEKFIRIKENPVEIKNVAGTHFCDIFAMKNGNMLFINSVIDNLLRGASSQAVANANLLFNLDESLALPKIAYVP; from the coding sequence ATGATTAAAACTGCAATTGTAGGTGCAAGCGGATATACGGGACTTGAACTTATAAAAATTTTATTGAATCACCCTTATTTTGAAATAAAAGGTCTTTTTGGAAGTGAGGGGGGTGAGAGGATTGAAAATATTTATCCTGCCTTGAAAGGTGTATTTGAAGCAGAAATTGAAAAATTAGATACTAATAAGTTAAAGAGTTTTGATTTAGTGTTTTTGGCAGTACCCCATAAAACCGCAATGGCGGTTGTAAAAGAAATATATGGATATACAAAAATAGTTGATTTTTCAGCGGATTACAGGCTTAATCAAAAAAATTATGAAGATTTTTACTGCCCTCATATTAATCCTGAAAATTTGGAAAATTCAGCATACGGACTTCCTGAAATTTTTAGGGATTTTATTAAAAGAGTGAGTTTGGTTGCAAATCCAGGTTGCTATCCTACAGCCACAATATTAGGACTTTATCCGTTTTTGGAATATATCGAAAAAGATGTTTTTGTAGATGCAAAAAGCGGGGTAAGCGGAGCCGGAAAAGGGCTAAAAGCCACAACTCATTTTGTAAAAGACAATGAAAACTTTTTTGCATATAATCCTGTAAAACACCGCCACAGTATTGAAATAGCTGAAAAAACGGGACTTAATGTAACGTTTGTACCACAGCTTTTACCCATTACCAGGGGAATGCAGATAAGTATTTATGCAAAGCTAAAAAAAGATATTGACCCTGTTGAAGTGCTGAAAGAAAAATATAAAAATGAAAAATTTATAAGAATAAAAGAAAATCCTGTAGAAATTAAAAATGTGGCAGGGACTCATTTTTGCGATATTTTTGCAATGAAAAACGGCAATATGCTTTTTATAAACAGTGTAATAGACAATTTACTCAGAGGCGCTTCTTCTCAGGCGGTAGCAAATGCAAATTTACTTTTTAATTTAGATGAAAGCTTGGCTCTTCCAAAAATTGCTTATGTTCCATAA
- the dut gene encoding dUTP diphosphatase: MVLKVKKLNKEAIIPAYQSEEAAGFDLHSIENVVIKPGERKLIGTGLAFEIEKGYEIQIRPRSGLAYKHGITVLNTPGTIDSDYRGEIKVLLINLGSENFEVKKGERIAQAVVAPVVQAKFAEVEELSDTKRGGGGFGSTGK; this comes from the coding sequence ATGGTTTTAAAAGTTAAAAAATTAAATAAAGAGGCAATAATTCCGGCTTATCAGAGTGAAGAGGCCGCCGGATTTGATTTGCATTCGATTGAAAATGTGGTTATTAAACCTGGAGAGAGAAAATTAATAGGCACAGGTTTGGCATTTGAGATTGAAAAAGGTTATGAAATACAAATTAGGCCAAGAAGCGGACTTGCATATAAGCACGGAATTACTGTGCTAAATACTCCCGGAACAATTGACAGTGATTACAGGGGAGAAATAAAAGTATTGCTCATAAATTTAGGAAGTGAAAATTTTGAAGTTAAAAAAGGCGAAAGGATTGCTCAGGCTGTAGTTGCACCTGTAGTTCAGGCCAAATTTGCAGAAGTAGAAGAACTCAGTGATACAAAAAGGGGCGGCGGCGGATTTGGAAGCACAGGAAAATAA
- the greA gene encoding transcription elongation factor GreA encodes MKEPMTKYGYEKLSKELEYLKTVARPEVAKEIDAARELGDLKENAEYHAAREKQAHIERRIAELSDILSRAVVVDPTEHAHNRVAFGSTVYLIDLDSDEEIKYTIVGGPEANPEKGLISYNSPLAKALIGKEVGDEVEVNLPGGEKVYEIDKICYEDICFT; translated from the coding sequence ATGAAAGAACCGATGACCAAATATGGATATGAAAAGTTATCAAAGGAACTTGAATACTTAAAAACAGTGGCGAGACCCGAAGTTGCAAAAGAAATTGATGCAGCAAGGGAACTTGGGGATTTAAAAGAAAATGCAGAATATCATGCGGCAAGGGAAAAACAGGCTCATATTGAAAGAAGAATAGCGGAACTTAGCGATATATTAAGCAGAGCCGTAGTGGTAGACCCGACTGAACATGCTCATAACAGGGTGGCATTTGGGAGCACTGTGTATTTGATTGATTTGGACAGTGATGAAGAGATTAAATATACAATCGTTGGAGGACCTGAAGCAAATCCTGAAAAAGGGCTGATTTCTTATAATTCTCCGCTTGCGAAGGCTTTAATCGGAAAAGAAGTCGGAGATGAGGTTGAGGTTAATCTGCCAGGAGGTGAGAAAGTTTATGAAATAGATAAAATCTGTTATGAAGATATATGTTTTACTTAA
- a CDS encoding RecB-like helicase: MKKLLSVEASAGSGKTFRLANRYISLLNLDNPVNIVAITFTNKAANEMKERIVKFLFLLKKNDEELDEKERNEKNNIINMVCNELGINKKELLYKIDYLIKLFLTNDNNIQTIDSFINKILRKFSFYAGIRSNFDVGDINIDNVFNEFLKSLDTYEFNKLIEIAKKEEKFTSLLEFFENLYEKDKEIKKIMENVKWRIKNENNVMEEIEKIKNSFILATAECKQVNNFFKKNIYEMLKVKTIPSFLENGSLEKVRGFKKCYEPWMDREFEKLIEYIKIYFNFKEKIFFKNLFYFYEKYKNLKWKIKNEENIFSFKDIEHLVYYLLRENKIDKDFLYFRLDSKINHILMDEFQDTSITQWEIFEPLVDEIASGVGRSEERSFFYVGDVKQAIYRFRGGNKELFSEVANRYKPFGLEVEKLDTNFRSAKNIVNFVNEKFGLNEKAHSDKNGYVEVDEIEKENAFEKVYEKIEFLNKNGVKDKDIAVLVFTNDDILNLAEFLENKGKKVVTAKKAEVKTQPSAKAIISLMKYLHNKKLKIEKLNFLSLIGKKWNEEEFDIKIQRPVKMIKEIMDKNDLVDEASLKLLYYSSRYDTLEDFVNDIENFSEELPYKEFDGITIITIHKSKGLEFDNVIVLDRLTKEMSDRGNILFYYENARLKEIKLKIPNREIIDPEYRIIKQNEEKLVLEDKKNVEYVAFTRAKNSLIILKRNDKSIFLTDLEKIQIGEVIPSSGNKYNVILEKIKVKLRNYGKQEVKVDEEEYKPNDYEAIFLGNALHYSFECEDLEAVRNIYGDFCNIEEVKKLYKKSKNKLPNGKKEVPFIYNKKVGRIDLLVEEDDGFIIIDYKSTKPNDIRGYEKQVRHYIEVVENLTAKKAKGYLFYIDIQKKEKV; the protein is encoded by the coding sequence ATGAAGAAATTATTAAGCGTTGAGGCAAGTGCGGGGAGCGGAAAAACATTCAGGCTTGCAAACAGATACATTTCACTTTTAAATTTGGATAATCCTGTAAATATTGTTGCCATTACTTTTACAAATAAAGCCGCAAATGAAATGAAAGAGAGAATTGTTAAATTTTTATTTCTGTTAAAAAAAAATGATGAAGAGTTAGACGAAAAAGAAAGGAATGAAAAAAATAATATTATCAATATGGTTTGTAATGAATTAGGAATAAATAAAAAAGAATTATTATATAAAATTGATTATTTGATTAAATTATTTTTGACAAACGATAATAATATTCAAACAATCGATTCATTTATTAATAAAATTTTGAGAAAATTTAGTTTTTATGCCGGAATCAGGAGTAATTTTGATGTTGGAGATATAAATATAGATAATGTTTTTAACGAGTTTTTGAAAAGTTTAGATACTTATGAATTCAATAAATTGATTGAAATTGCAAAAAAAGAGGAAAAATTTACATCTCTTTTAGAGTTTTTTGAAAATTTGTATGAAAAAGATAAAGAAATTAAAAAAATAATGGAAAATGTAAAATGGAGAATAAAAAATGAAAATAATGTAATGGAAGAGATAGAGAAAATTAAAAATAGTTTTATTTTGGCTACGGCCGAATGTAAACAGGTTAATAATTTTTTTAAAAAAAACATATATGAAATGCTGAAAGTTAAAACAATTCCTTCTTTTTTGGAAAACGGGTCTTTGGAAAAAGTGAGGGGATTTAAAAAATGTTATGAACCCTGGATGGATAGAGAATTTGAAAAACTTATTGAATATATAAAAATTTATTTTAATTTCAAAGAAAAAATATTTTTTAAAAACCTGTTTTATTTTTATGAAAAATATAAAAATTTAAAATGGAAAATAAAAAATGAGGAAAATATTTTTTCTTTTAAGGATATTGAACATTTGGTTTATTATCTCTTGCGGGAAAATAAAATAGATAAAGATTTTTTATATTTCAGACTCGATTCAAAAATAAATCATATTTTAATGGATGAGTTTCAGGATACTTCCATTACCCAGTGGGAAATATTTGAGCCTTTGGTGGATGAGATTGCAAGCGGAGTTGGTAGGAGTGAAGAGAGGAGTTTTTTTTATGTGGGTGATGTAAAACAGGCTATTTACAGATTCAGAGGAGGGAATAAAGAGCTTTTCAGCGAAGTTGCGAACAGGTATAAACCCTTTGGGCTTGAAGTTGAAAAGCTTGATACAAATTTCAGAAGTGCAAAAAATATAGTAAATTTTGTAAATGAAAAATTTGGTCTTAATGAAAAAGCACATTCTGATAAGAACGGCTATGTAGAAGTGGACGAAATAGAAAAAGAGAATGCATTTGAGAAGGTGTATGAAAAAATTGAATTTTTAAATAAAAACGGGGTAAAAGATAAAGATATTGCTGTTTTAGTTTTTACAAACGATGATATCTTAAATTTAGCCGAATTTTTGGAAAACAAAGGTAAAAAAGTGGTAACGGCTAAAAAAGCCGAGGTTAAAACCCAGCCAAGTGCAAAAGCAATTATTTCGCTTATGAAATATCTGCATAACAAAAAGTTAAAAATTGAAAAATTAAATTTTTTATCATTAATAGGTAAAAAATGGAACGAAGAAGAGTTTGATATAAAAATTCAGCGTCCTGTTAAAATGATAAAAGAGATAATGGATAAAAATGATTTAGTGGATGAAGCAAGTCTTAAACTATTATATTATTCAAGCAGATATGATACTTTAGAAGATTTTGTAAATGATATAGAAAATTTCAGTGAGGAACTTCCATATAAAGAGTTTGACGGGATTACTATTATTACCATTCATAAAAGCAAAGGGCTTGAGTTTGATAATGTAATAGTGCTTGACAGGCTTACAAAAGAAATGTCGGATAGGGGTAATATTCTGTTTTATTATGAAAATGCCAGATTAAAAGAGATAAAACTTAAGATTCCAAACAGGGAAATAATAGATCCTGAATACAGGATAATAAAACAGAATGAAGAAAAATTAGTTCTTGAAGATAAAAAAAATGTGGAATATGTGGCTTTTACAAGAGCTAAAAATTCTTTGATTATTTTAAAAAGAAATGATAAAAGCATATTTTTAACAGATCTTGAAAAAATCCAAATTGGAGAGGTTATCCCCTCAAGCGGTAATAAATATAATGTTATTTTAGAAAAAATAAAAGTTAAACTAAGAAATTACGGAAAACAGGAAGTTAAAGTTGATGAGGAAGAATACAAGCCAAATGATTATGAAGCCATATTTTTAGGAAATGCACTTCATTATTCTTTTGAATGCGAAGATTTAGAGGCGGTTAGAAATATTTACGGTGATTTTTGTAATATAGAAGAAGTTAAAAAACTTTATAAAAAATCAAAAAATAAACTGCCAAACGGTAAAAAAGAAGTTCCTTTTATTTATAACAAAAAAGTGGGTAGGATAGATTTACTTGTGGAAGAAGATGACGGATTTATCATAATTGATTATAAATCTACAAAACCTAATGATATAAGAGGATATGAAAAACAGGTAAGGCATTATATTGAGGTTGTGGAAAATTTAACCGCCAAAAAAGCAAAAGGATATCTGTTTTATATAGATATTCAAAAAAAAGAAAAGGTATAA
- a CDS encoding metallophosphoesterase — MFHKMLIKEVEVKNGAVFVTDVHYKKEDEKFLNLLKNFIKNPPPQIFFLGDIFHLLLPFEFLYEYNKSAIELINELSAKTEIYYIYGNHDFCIDEFFPKINFADAFVDKKNSIYLSHGDLDTENLFYRLYSFFIRNRFTLNFLNFITFNFINNYLFKKLLNKKIKCNYHISNIQINKPFKHVIIGHYHNFKIINNVLILSSFYCSKNYYIIQIDKKINFKEINYGR, encoded by the coding sequence ATGTTCCATAAAATGTTAATAAAAGAAGTTGAAGTTAAAAACGGTGCTGTTTTTGTAACAGATGTTCATTATAAAAAAGAAGACGAAAAATTTTTAAATTTATTAAAAAATTTTATAAAAAATCCCCCACCTCAGATTTTCTTTTTAGGTGATATTTTTCATCTTCTTTTGCCTTTTGAATTTTTATACGAATATAATAAAAGTGCGATTGAACTTATTAATGAATTATCCGCAAAAACCGAAATTTATTATATTTATGGTAATCATGATTTTTGCATTGATGAGTTTTTTCCTAAAATTAACTTTGCAGATGCGTTTGTTGATAAAAAGAATTCTATTTATTTATCACACGGAGATTTAGATACTGAAAATCTGTTTTACAGATTGTATTCTTTTTTTATCAGAAATAGATTTACACTTAATTTTTTAAATTTTATTACTTTTAATTTTATTAATAATTATCTTTTTAAAAAACTGTTAAATAAAAAAATCAAATGTAATTATCATATTTCAAACATACAGATAAATAAACCGTTTAAACATGTAATTATCGGACATTATCACAATTTTAAAATAATTAATAATGTTTTAATACTTTCTTCTTTTTATTGCAGTAAAAATTATTATATAATACAAATAGATAAAAAAATTAATTTTAAGGAAATAAATTATGGCCGATGA
- a CDS encoding chemotaxis protein CheV, translated as MADDKTLKVGSNELELVDFRLFKKEPDGSIYEGIYGINVAKVREIIKMPELTELPGSEDFVEGIFDLRGVVVPVIDLAKWMKIQVPSEDEAPIKKRVIIAEFNNMLIGFIVHDAKRIRRISWADIEPASFGVGQGKLDRSKITGITKLENGEIMLILDLESIVEEMGLFESNLDIEENEIEKFSGLVLLVDDSATARKIEKDALEKMGFEVIEAKNGEEGLQKLEELYSIYGNNLNDKLKLILSDVEMPKMDGYHMAAKIHNDPRFKDIPLIFSSSISDAFSDERGKEVGAEGYLVKFNPQKFYQAIAEVIKKSNKE; from the coding sequence ATGGCCGATGATAAAACGCTAAAAGTTGGGTCTAATGAACTAGAGCTTGTTGATTTTAGATTATTTAAAAAAGAACCAGATGGAAGTATATATGAAGGTATTTATGGTATTAACGTGGCAAAGGTAAGGGAAATTATTAAAATGCCTGAACTTACAGAACTTCCAGGAAGTGAGGATTTTGTAGAGGGAATATTTGATTTAAGGGGGGTTGTTGTTCCGGTTATAGATTTGGCTAAATGGATGAAAATTCAGGTTCCAAGTGAAGACGAAGCCCCTATTAAAAAAAGAGTTATTATTGCTGAATTTAACAATATGCTTATAGGATTTATCGTACACGATGCAAAGAGAATCAGAAGAATCTCATGGGCAGATATTGAACCGGCTAGTTTTGGTGTAGGACAGGGCAAGCTTGACAGAAGTAAAATAACAGGTATTACAAAACTTGAAAACGGTGAAATAATGCTGATTTTAGATTTAGAAAGTATAGTTGAAGAAATGGGACTTTTTGAGTCTAATCTTGATATTGAAGAAAATGAAATAGAAAAATTTTCAGGACTAGTTTTATTGGTGGATGATTCAGCAACTGCCAGAAAAATAGAAAAAGACGCTTTAGAAAAAATGGGATTTGAGGTGATTGAAGCTAAAAACGGAGAAGAGGGGCTTCAAAAACTTGAAGAACTGTATTCAATATATGGAAATAATTTAAATGATAAATTAAAGCTTATCCTAAGCGATGTTGAAATGCCAAAAATGGATGGGTATCATATGGCTGCCAAAATTCATAATGACCCGAGATTTAAAGATATTCCTTTAATTTTCTCTTCTTCTATTTCAGATGCTTTTTCAGATGAAAGAGGCAAAGAGGTTGGAGCGGAAGGGTATCTTGTGAAATTTAACCCGCAAAAATTTTATCAGGCTATAGCTGAAGTAATTAAAAAATCAAATAAGGAATAA
- the lpxB gene encoding lipid-A-disaccharide synthase gives MKILISAIEPSANLHLKEVLNKLKMNNGKWEIEGIFDKNLGEPIIDSNEFNVMGFFDVLPKIKLAKNTIEKLTEMSKDADKILLIDAPSFNLRLARSIKKHCPNKEIIYYILPKVWAWKKGRIKDVNKYIDKKAYIFPFEKEYWKDGIYVGNPLLDEIKEFRDSEEKGNVAFLPGSRKSEIKSLMPIFRELAKKINKRKILVVHPVYKDRIEEIYGDVRDFEIEFHTKEVLLKSDFAYICSGTATLEAAIIGIPFVLMYKAREIEYLIAKMLVKLNYVGLANIIFERENLGEFHKEYLQKFDINLLLNDYKKATLSEFREKSKKLREILKYGSSENIVKLLNGEI, from the coding sequence ATGAAGATACTTATAAGCGCGATTGAACCGAGTGCAAACCTGCATTTAAAAGAAGTTTTGAATAAATTGAAAATGAATAATGGAAAATGGGAAATTGAGGGAATTTTTGATAAAAATTTAGGAGAGCCCATAATTGACAGTAATGAATTTAATGTAATGGGATTTTTTGATGTGTTGCCTAAAATTAAACTTGCAAAAAACACTATTGAAAAATTAACTGAAATGAGCAAAGATGCAGATAAAATTTTACTTATTGATGCACCTTCTTTTAATTTAAGACTTGCCAGATCAATTAAGAAGCACTGTCCGAATAAAGAAATAATTTATTATATTCTGCCAAAAGTTTGGGCATGGAAAAAAGGAAGAATTAAAGATGTCAATAAATATATAGATAAAAAGGCTTATATTTTTCCTTTTGAAAAAGAGTATTGGAAGGATGGAATATATGTGGGAAATCCCTTACTTGATGAAATAAAAGAATTTAGAGACAGCGAAGAAAAAGGAAATGTGGCTTTTCTGCCGGGCAGCAGGAAGAGTGAAATCAAATCTCTTATGCCAATTTTCAGGGAACTTGCAAAAAAAATAAATAAGAGGAAAATATTGGTTGTTCATCCTGTATATAAGGATAGAATCGAAGAAATTTACGGAGATGTCAGAGATTTTGAAATAGAATTTCATACAAAAGAGGTTTTACTTAAAAGTGATTTTGCCTATATCTGTTCCGGTACCGCAACACTTGAAGCTGCAATTATTGGCATTCCTTTTGTTTTAATGTATAAGGCGAGAGAAATAGAGTATCTGATAGCCAAAATGCTGGTTAAATTAAATTATGTTGGACTTGCGAATATAATATTTGAGAGGGAAAATTTAGGGGAGTTTCATAAGGAATATTTGCAAAAATTTGATATAAATTTACTTTTAAATGATTATAAAAAAGCAACTTTAAGCGAATTTAGAGAAAAATCTAAAAAATTAAGAGAAATTTTGAAATACGGTAGCAGCGAAAATATTGTAAAACTGTTAAATGGGGAAATTTGA